The following coding sequences lie in one Corynebacterium humireducens NBRC 106098 = DSM 45392 genomic window:
- a CDS encoding formate--tetrahydrofolate ligase, producing MTAPLTDVAIAQAHTLEPITEIALRAGIPPEALITYGPTKAKVDITRLRPGRDVGKLILVTGISPTPAGEGKSTVLIGLADALTRLGHSAAAALREPSQGPVMGIKGGAAGGGYSQIVPMEDINLHFTGDFHAIAAATNTLAAMVDNHVQQGNALGIDSRRIVWQRCLDVNDRSLRSVITGLGGTAHGTPRETGFTITAASEIMAVLCLAADLPDLKERLARLTVAFTFDGTPVAADELGATGALAALMKEAINPNLVQTLGGTPAYVHGGPFANIAHGCNSLIATQVALRHSDIVLTEAGFGSDLGAEKFFDIKARHGRLDVNAVVIVATIRSLKYNGGLPRTDLGTESLDHLREGVKNLARHVANIQQFGATPIVALNLFTGDTAAERAFLRAWAKDFHVALAECEVWARGGEGAEDLARVVLENLSQGSSLLYDPERGVEHSIEVIARRIYRAEKIEYSPQALRDLAVLRENGWDRLPVCISKTQYSFSDDPTALGAPTGHTLHVRQLIPRTGAGFIVVLTGAVMTMPGLPARPAAEGIDIDDDGRITGLF from the coding sequence ATGACCGCACCGCTCACGGACGTCGCCATCGCCCAGGCCCACACCCTGGAACCCATCACCGAGATCGCCCTCCGCGCGGGAATCCCGCCGGAGGCACTCATCACCTACGGACCGACGAAGGCGAAGGTGGACATCACGCGGCTGCGTCCCGGGCGGGACGTCGGCAAGCTCATTCTCGTGACGGGCATCTCCCCGACACCGGCGGGGGAGGGCAAGTCCACCGTCCTCATCGGGCTTGCCGACGCCCTCACCCGCCTCGGACACTCCGCGGCCGCCGCCCTACGCGAGCCCTCCCAGGGCCCCGTCATGGGCATCAAGGGCGGTGCCGCGGGCGGCGGCTACTCGCAGATCGTGCCGATGGAGGACATCAACCTCCACTTCACCGGCGACTTCCACGCCATCGCCGCGGCGACGAACACGCTGGCGGCGATGGTCGACAACCACGTCCAGCAGGGCAACGCGCTGGGCATCGACTCCCGCCGCATCGTGTGGCAGCGCTGCCTCGACGTCAACGACCGGTCCCTGCGCAGCGTCATCACCGGACTCGGCGGCACCGCGCACGGCACCCCGCGGGAGACCGGCTTCACCATCACCGCCGCCTCCGAGATCATGGCCGTCCTGTGTCTGGCCGCCGACCTGCCGGACCTCAAGGAACGCCTCGCCCGGCTCACCGTGGCCTTCACCTTCGACGGCACGCCCGTCGCCGCCGACGAGCTCGGGGCGACCGGCGCGCTGGCCGCCCTGATGAAGGAGGCGATCAACCCCAACCTCGTGCAGACCCTGGGCGGCACCCCCGCCTACGTCCACGGCGGACCCTTCGCCAACATCGCCCACGGCTGCAACTCGCTCATCGCGACGCAGGTCGCGCTCCGGCACTCCGACATCGTGCTCACAGAGGCCGGTTTCGGCTCCGACCTGGGGGCCGAGAAATTCTTCGACATCAAAGCCCGCCACGGCCGCCTCGACGTCAACGCGGTGGTCATCGTCGCCACCATCCGCTCGCTCAAGTACAACGGCGGCCTGCCCCGCACCGACCTCGGGACCGAATCCCTCGACCACCTGCGGGAGGGCGTGAAGAACCTGGCGCGCCACGTGGCCAACATCCAGCAGTTCGGCGCCACGCCCATCGTCGCGCTCAACCTCTTCACCGGCGACACCGCCGCCGAACGGGCCTTCCTCCGCGCCTGGGCGAAGGACTTCCACGTCGCGCTCGCCGAATGCGAGGTGTGGGCCCGCGGCGGGGAAGGGGCCGAGGACCTGGCCCGCGTCGTCCTCGAGAACCTCTCCCAGGGTTCCTCCCTGCTCTACGACCCGGAGCGTGGCGTCGAGCACTCCATCGAGGTCATCGCCCGTCGGATCTACCGGGCGGAGAAGATCGAGTACTCGCCGCAGGCCCTGCGCGACCTGGCGGTGCTCAGGGAGAACGGCTGGGACCGGCTGCCGGTGTGCATCTCCAAGACGCAGTACTCCTTCAGCGACGACCCCACCGCCCTCGGCGCGCCCACCGGACACACCCTCCACGTGCGTCAGCTCATCCCGCGCACCGGCGCCGGTTTCATTGTCGTGCTCACCGGCGCCGTGATGACCATGCCCGGCCTGCCCGCCCGCCCGGCAGCGGAGGGCATCGACATCGACGACGACGGGCGGATCACGGGGCTGTTCTAG